GATCTTTCCATATCACTTCTGCCATTTCCTATTTATCCTTGATAGGTCTATGGAAACAGCTCTTCATGGATGAGAATCCACCTCTTCTAGGAAaaccactttttgttttttttgtttgttggtttgtttcagttttttttgaggaagactggccctgagctaacatccatgcccatcttcctccactttatatgtgggacacctcccacagtatggcgtgccaagtggcgccgtgtccgcacccaagatccaaaccagtgaaccccgggctgccaaagcagaatgtgtgaacttaaccactgctccaccaggccagcccttaggaaaatcactttttaaaggaACAAAGTCCAAAAAGCTCATACAAGGACAAAAATACCCACATGCATCACTCTCCTTACACTTTTCTCTTTCCTATATTACTGCATATGCCAGAAGAACAATTTTCTCCTAAGTTAAAATATTGGATTTCATTTCTCATGGGTGAACATCTAGGAAAGgaattgttgagttgtatgggaAATGTTTGTACAACTTCATAAAATATAGCTAAACTGTTTTCAAAGTCATTTTACCTTTTACTACCATCTGAAATGTATGAGCATTCCGCTTGCTCCACATTTTCACCAGTATTTGGTATTTCAGTCGTATTCATTTTAGCGATTTAGCTAGTATGCAATGGTGTCTTACTGTGGTTGTAAAAAGAACCTcattgatgactaatgatgtttagtatctttttatgtgtttatagaTGATTTGTATATCTCGTTTTGTCAAGTGCTAAAATATTTCACTGATTCTTTAAGGAGattgtttgtcttcttgttttgaGTATAAACAGTTTTTCATGTGTTCTACAGACAAATTTTCTGTCAAACACGTATACTGCAAATATTTACCAACAGTCTGTggcttacattttcattttcttaatggtgtctttcacCATTAGGAAACTTTTACCATGAGTTTTTAACATTAATGAagtttcttttatcatttaaaaaataattttcttgaagaagattagccctgagctggcatctgtgccaatcttcctctatttttctgtatgtgggacagcTCCACAGCGTGACTggtaagtggagtaggtccatgactgggatctgaaccagcaaacccaggctgcctaagcggaGTACATGGAActgtaaccactcggccacaggggcaGGCCCTTATCAATTTTTGGATGGtccatcctttctgtgtttcatCTAAAAAAATTCCTGCCACAAACTCCAGAATATTGTTCTGTTTTGTACTAAaattttgtaggttgatttttaTGTTTAGGACTATGATCCAGTTCCTCTAATTCAAGTTAATAGTTGTGTATGATGTGCGGTAAAAGTTAAGGCTCATTTatccatatggatatccaattatcTCAGCACTATTTGCTGAAAATTATCTCTCCATTGAACTATATTGGCATTGGATTATCATGGAAATTTAGATGACCACATATGCTTGAGCTCTTTTTGGGACTCTATTACTCTAATATCCTACTgcctttattacttttttttttggaataaagTATGAATTTAGGGAACATAGAGCAATATTTAGTTTTACTTACTAGTCAGCAAGCTATAATTTTCATGAATAAAAGTGAGTTTCTGCCATTCCATACGATAAAAAACAAGCGATTGGTTACTGTACAAGATACAGTGAGCTTAAGCATTTATTAAAGCCATCTCTGAAGTATGAGCTTCCTGATTACAATTCAAAGGAACTATTCTAGATCTGCACATACTTGATGAACTGAGAATTAGTTGTACTTAGGAAACACACATCTATAATTACACTATATGATAaagcattgaaaaatattttataaatattacaaaatatagttcacaaattttattttctaaaattttggttTGCACATGGTTTAGAGCTATTTCACTAATAATTAAGGAATGCAAAAATTCATACTCATAAAATGTGCTGCCACAGATATATTAACTAAtagcttgttgaatgaatagttGGAATTATCAATTGCACTATAAGAGTTGAACAATCTGTAGCATAGCAAAtcaaatttttcagaaataaaataatgaatctaACAATATTATATTGAGTGACAAAGCAATTTTGTGACCACTAATTTTCTGAAtgtgtctttcacatctttgttcCTAAGGCTGTAGATCAAAGGATTCAGCATAGGAATCACCACTGTGTAAAACACAGAAGCCACTTTAACTACGAGCCAAGAAGTTTTAGGATTAGGGATAcagtaaaggaaaagaatggTTCCATGGAAGATGGTGATGGCTGTCAGAtgggaggcacaggtggagaaaGTTTTCTGGCGCCCACTTGCAGAAGGCACCCTCATAACAGTGATAAAAATGAGTATATAGGACAGCAGAATAATCATCAGACTGCTCCCCTCGTTAAATATGGCAATAATAAAACACAGCATCTGGCTGATAtggggatctgagcaggagacAGAAACAATTACAGAGTAGTCacagataaaattatttatgatgCTAGACTCACAATAGGATAATGCAAGAAGAAAATATGTGAGTGTCAGGGCACACACTATACCCCATGAGTAAGACCCAGCCACCAGAAGCACACAAAGCTTCTGGGACATAATAGTGGTATAGAGTAAGGGGTTACAAACTGCCACAAAACGATCATAGGCCATCGCTGCTAACATGAACGTTTCTGTTACAGCAAATAtgcaagcaaaacaaaattgTA
This sequence is a window from Equus caballus isolate H_3958 breed thoroughbred chromosome 12, TB-T2T, whole genome shotgun sequence. Protein-coding genes within it:
- the LOC138916599 gene encoding olfactory receptor 5D13-like, producing MLSKGNQSIIPTFILLGFSEYPELQIPLFLVFLSTYTVTVVGNLGMIIIIKINPKLHTIMYFFLSHLSFVDFCYSTIVTPKLLENLIAEDRTIPFSGCILQFCFACIFAVTETFMLAAMAYDRFVAVCNPLLYTTIMSQKLCVLLVAGSYSWGIVCALTLTYFLLALSYCESSIINNFICDYSVIVSVSCSDPHISQMLCFIIAIFNEGSSLMIILLSYILIFITVMRVPSASGRQKTFSTCASHLTAITIFHGTILFLYCIPNPKTSWLVVKVASVFYTVVIPMLNPLIYSLRNKDVKDTFRKLVVTKLLCHSI